The stretch of DNA AGCTATTCGAGACCGCCGACGCCCGCACCTTTGGGCAAAGTCTGCAAACGACGCGGCTGTTTCTGGAAAAACGACTGTTATATACCAGTAATTACAACAAGCTATACGTTCATGGCGGCTCGTTCCGCTTCCGTTTCATAGGCAACGACGCGCCCGTGTCAACTTCGCAAGCCGCCGAGAAAACCCCAGCCCAACAAACTGCCGATTCATTGGCTGCGGCCAAAGCGGCTGCCGAGCGGTCGCGCTTCGACGGCTGGGACGAGCCTCAGCCGGGCGATTCAGCACAGCCTCGTTCGTTGGGCGTGCAGTTTGTGCCGCAACGCCGAGCGTTGCCGACAGTGTCGGGAGCCGTGATTACGCTTACCGACGTGTCGCTGGCGATGGTTGCCAACAAAGATTCGGCGGTATTGGCAAATACATCGGGTGATCTGCTGTTGAAAGAAGGCGTTTTTGTGGGCAAAGGGGGTAAGTTCACCTGGGAGTCGGTAGAGCGGCCCGATATTTTCGTGACGTTCAGCGAGTACGCGCTGCCCATCATCAGCCCGCGTTTGCAGGCCGACGACGTGACGCTGACTGCCGAGGGATTGACCGCCAAACCCGTGAAGGGCGTTTTTGAGTATGTGCTCCGCAAACGGGCTGGCCCAACTAATTACCCGCGCTTTATGTCGTGGCAAAACGACGCAAAAATTCCGGGTCTGGGTGCTGATGTAGACTATCGGGGTGGGCTGGCTTTGGCCGGTACGCAGTTGGTGGGCGCTTCGGCCAGTGGGCAACCGGCAGTGATCGTTGTCAAACACAACGGCAAACCGGCGTTTAAGGCCAGTAGCCGCCGGTTCGATTTTAAAGACTCTACCATCACGGCGCAGTCGGCGGCTTTCGTAGGCTATATCGACGCCGATTCGATTACACACCCCGCCGTTCAGTTTAAATTTGATAAAACCCAGCGCGTGGCCTGGCTCAATCGGCCCGACCGCACCGAGTTTGCCCGTGTGCCGCTGGCCGATTCGTACCATAAATTCTACATTCTGCCCGAAGTGACGCGCTGGGACCTGCCCCGCCGGAAGGTTGATTTCTATCAGGTAGGAGCTAAACGTGAAGTACCGGTTCGGTTCGAGTCGTTCGATTATTTTCTGCCGCAGCGGTATTCTGACATTTCCGTCGATTACGGGTTTCATCCGCTACAAATCGTTGCGAATTTCGTTTCAACCAAAAAGCAGCAGACGTTTACCGACGACGAGATTACGCAGTCGGTGAAGCAGGTAAGTCCGGTGGCTCTGCGGGGCGCTTTGAATCGAATGGTGCTGGAAGGCTACATCGACCGCGATGCTGCCGGGCTGATGCGCCTGAGCCGCAAAGGGGTGCTGTATGTGCTGGCGAATGTGCAGAAAAAAGACTACGACAACTTCCAGGTGCAATCGACCTTTGCCTCGAACGACAGCACCAAAAACGCGACCATCAATTTAGATGATAAACTGCTGACCATTCGGGGCGTTAGCGGCTTCACCATCTCCGATTCGCTCAAAGTCTTCGGCTTCCCATCCGACAAAACCCTGCGTATTGGCAAAGGCCGGGCTTTTTCGCTGAACGGCCAACTAAAAGCGGGAAATCTGCGCTATGCCGGGCAGAACCTGCAATTCGACTACGACAAGTTTTCGATGAACCTCAACAAAATCGATTCCATTACCTTCTCGTCGCAGAAATTAGCGGCTCAGGGCAAGGAAGGCGAAGTTGGGGGCGACATCAAGTACGAGAATCCCGGAACGGTCTTTCTGGCCGGTGCCGACAATAAGTCGGGGCAGATGAAGGGCAAAAAGACCACGCAGCGGCTCGTGATGCCACAAGGCATGACCGTCTATTTCGACCAACCCGTTCGTGGTGATCTGATTTATAATAAGAAGGTCTATTTCAAAATCCCGGCTATCGACAACGACAGCATCGGGCAGGGCGACATTTCGTTTCTGGGTACGTTCTACTCCGACGGTATTTTCCCGCCTTTCAAAGCCGAGCTAAAAACCATGCCCGACAACACGCTGGGCTTCGTGCATAAAGCACCGGCTACAGGATACCCGGTCTATAGCAGCAAACCCGGCGGGCCAACCGTGAAACTGACCACCGAGCTTACGATGGACAAAAACGGGTTGCGGGCCGAGGGCGTACTGAACCACCTGACCACCACACTCAACACCGGCGGTATGCTGTTCATGACCGATTCGCTGCTGGCGTCGGGCGCGAACGGTGAGGTGAAAGAAGGGTTAGTCGGGAAAACCTACTTCCCGCAGGTGAAGCTGAATAACTACAGCCTGAAATGGTGGCCCAAAGCCGACAGTATGGTGATTACGACGCAGAAAAACAACTTCGTATTCTATAACGCCACCACCAATCTGGAAGGCGAAGTTGTGCTGCGGTCAACGGGTTTGTTTGGCAGCGGCACCCTGCGCCGGAAAGACTCGGAAGCCATCTCGAAACGCATAAAGTTCAACAAAGACGGTTTTCTGGCAAACGACGCGCAGTTCAAAATTTTGTCTGACAAGGAGAACGCCCGCCCAATTCTGCTCGGCAATGGCGTTGATGTAGATTTTAACCAGACAAAGGGACTCGTTGGGCTGGCGATTAATAACACGTCAGAATTAGTTGGCGACTCGGTTGCGGCCAGTCTGGAGTTTCCGTCGGCAGCTTACAAAACCAACATCAACCGGGCGCAATGGAATGTGAACGCCCGCACCATTGCCATGAAGGGCGATGTGAAAACGTCGACGTTTACAGCCACCAGCGAAGAGCAGGAGGGACTGACATTCAATGGTTCGGCGGCTTTGTACGATGTCGAGAAAATGATGCTGAACATCAGCGGGGTACCTTACGTGACGGCTGCCGATGCTCGTATTTTTCCTGACAAAGGGATCGTTACTGTCCGGCGCAACGGCGAAATGATGGCCCTCAAAAATGCCCGATTGGAGTTAGATACGGTTAGTTTGTTCCACAAACTGAAAAACGGCAACATTCAGGTCTTGTCGCGCACTCGTTTTGCAGGCGACGCTACCTACCTGTACCCGACCATGAAAGGCGACACGGCGGCTATTAAAATGGGCAGCTTTGAGTTGAAAGAAGCCCCCGCAGTGGCGGCCAATTCCCCCTCTCCTGAAAAGCAGGAAAAGGGGGGAGGGGATGAGGTGAGAAAGCCCACTCGCAAAACCAATCGCACTCCGAAAAATACAAATGCCGGGAAAACATACTTTACCGTAGCCCGTGCTGAGGTGGAAGAAACGGATAATCTGCAATTGGCCCCGCGCATTTTGTACAAAGGACTGATTACGATGGAAGCTCCGCGTCAGGATTTGGCTCTCGACGGGGCCATTAAACCGGCCTTGAAAAAACGCCGTGACCTGGAAGGAAACTGGATTCCGTTCAAAGAAAAAATTGGCGAACGGCTTGAAATAAAAGTCGATAAAACCCTGAAAAACGAAGGCGGGCAGCAACTTGTGGCCGGTATCCATTTCCGGCTCGGCGGTGGCAGCAATTCAGCGAGCGGGCTGTATCCTACGTTCCTGTCGGCCAAAGAAGACTCCCGCGACGATGACCTGTTTACGGCAACGGGCGTGATGCGCTACGACGAAAAAGACAAACTGTACCGCATTACCTCATCGACCGCTACCGAATCTATCGCCGAACTCGACAGCGCGAGCGATGATGTTGAAAACGCCTTCACGTTCAACGATCCGCGCGGGCTGATGACGTACAAGGGCAAACTGAATCTGCTGAACGCCAGACCAAACGAGTACCTGCTGGCGGCTGGTTCGGCCCGAATCAACATCGACAGTGCGCTGTATCGCTTCAATACGTTGCTGGCCTTCACGTTCCCGATGCCGGAACCCATCACGACGGCCATTGCCAGCAAACTGATTACGGCCAATCAGGAAGAACGCAACGACGAAGCCGCCGACGACGACCTTAATCGACTGTCAGACAAGCTCTTGCCGCTGATTGGGCAGCAAGCCGTTGATGCCTACCGGACAAAGGCACAGAACGCACACGTACCGCTCAGTCAGGCATCACCCAAACTGAATGCCGCTCTCGTGCTGGCAAATGCCAACCTGCGCTGGTCCGATAAGTTCAACGCCTTCTACAGTGTCGGGCGGCTGGGTGTGTCGAACATCATGACCGCCGACATCAACGCACAGATGGACGGGTTTATCGAAATTCGCAAAATGCCTAACGGCGACGAAGCGAGTATTTATCTCGAAGCTTCGGAAGATGAGTGGGTGTTTTACGATTACAAACCGGGCAACGGACCGGGTTCAGTGGGGCAGTTAGCTATTGTAACATCGAGTCAGGACATCAACGACCGGCTGCTGGCAGGGTCGAAGAACAGCGGGAAAGCGGCTTTAGAACTGGTTTCGGCCACGACCGACGAGAAAGAATTATTTGTAGACCGCTATCTGGATCAGTACAAAACCAGACCGAAAGCCGCGCCGAAGCCCAAAACGCAGCCTAAAGCACCAACGCCCGCAGCCCAGCCCACGGTCGCTGCGTCGTCGGACCCGTTCGACGAAACGGTTGAACCTGCCGAGCCAAAAGCGGCTGAACCGGCCCCGAAAGCCGCCAAAGGCGCGAAGACGAAGCCGCAGAAGGCCAAACCCGGCCAACTACCCGCTGCTGCCGACAAGCCGGCCCCGAAAGTGGCGAAAGAGGAGCCGAAGCCGAAAGAGAAGAAAAAAGACAAAGAAGACGAACGTGAAGGGTTTTAGTAGCTTTGTGGTTCCGGGCGGGACGCGTCTCGCCCGGAATCACAAAGTCTTATGAAAGCCCTCTGGCGCGACCTCCGCACCCACCTGCAAACCGATTTCCAGCCCGACCTCTACGGAGCTGTTGCCGTTTGGCTCGTATTGTTGCTGACAGTCAACTATTACCTCGATCTGGAAGATTCGTATATCGACTCGTTTCAGGGACAACCCATCTGGCCGGTGTTCTATTTCGGCCTGTATGCCACCTGCTACTACGTCAGTGTCTGGCTCTGGACGCACTTTTGCCACCGGCCCGACATTTGGCGAAACCGGGAATTCTGGACACGAAGCCTGACGGCCCTCATCAGCTATTCCATTTATTCGGGGTTCTACGCGCATAGCGAACTAAGCCGACAACTCTGGGATGGGCAGGCGTTTGTATTTCTATACTATTGCCTGCACAACCTGCAATCGCTGTTGACGATTGTGCTGCCGCTGTACCTCTTTTACCGATTTGCTGACCCGCAGCCGAGCCAATTTTACGGCATGGCACCCAAACGTAAAGGGTTGGTTTTGTACCTCACGCTGCTGGCCCTGATGGTGCCGCTGATTACGTGGGCGTCGTTTCAGCCCGATTTTCTGGCAAGCTACCCCACCTACCACGATACCAGTGCGAACGAGTTTTTTGGCGTGCCTGAGTGGGTTACGACCCTGATTTATGAACTATGCTACGGCTGGGACTTCGTGCCAACCGAACTGCTGTTTCGGGGCTTTTTAGTCATTGGCATGAGTCGCGTGCTGGGCAG from Spirosoma montaniterrae encodes:
- a CDS encoding CPBP family intramembrane glutamic endopeptidase; this encodes MKALWRDLRTHLQTDFQPDLYGAVAVWLVLLLTVNYYLDLEDSYIDSFQGQPIWPVFYFGLYATCYYVSVWLWTHFCHRPDIWRNREFWTRSLTALISYSIYSGFYAHSELSRQLWDGQAFVFLYYCLHNLQSLLTIVLPLYLFYRFADPQPSQFYGMAPKRKGLVLYLTLLALMVPLITWASFQPDFLASYPTYHDTSANEFFGVPEWVTTLIYELCYGWDFVPTELLFRGFLVIGMSRVLGSGAILPMIVWYCAIHFGRPVGEAVSSIFGGYLLGVLALSTRSIWGGLLIHIGIAWGMEIAAFLQKY